The nucleotide sequence ATAAAGGTAGTGGAGGGTACCTAACCCTAAATCCCTTCCATCCTTTCGCTAGCCTTATATATGCACAACTCAGGACAGGCTCCAGGGAAGGGACTTTTTAGCCCCCCTTCCCTATGGGGAAGGGGCAGGGGTTAGGTCGAAACGAAAGGCGTTAGCATGCCCAGCGGATTAATACGTTTACAAAAGGTTAAGTCCAATAAATTAGAATTGGCCAAATGGATGCGAAGGAATATGACTTTGGCCGAGAAATGCTTTTGGAATGCGGTTAAAACAGATAGATTCATGGGGCTTCATTTCAGGCGACAGCAGATCATACATGGCTTCATAGCTGATTTTTATTGCGAAGAACTTAATCTGGTGGTAGAAATAGACGGCGGAATACACGAAGAACAGAAGGACTACGACAAACTCCGGGATCAGATAATCAACCAATACGGCATAAAGGTCATTCGCTTTGCCAACGAAGAGGTTGTCAATAAGAACGACTGGGTGTTATCCAAAATAAAGGAGCTGGCATATCCTGTTGACAAGCGTCTTTGATTTAGGCTATTATTAATCATCTATTAACCCGATGGTGATCAATCAAATGCATAATATCATCTTATACGAGGATCATCTGTATCCCGAGCTTTATCCCCTGACCTATCTCCGGCCAGTCTGGGATTTAAGGTGCGGGGCTTTTTCACTTAAACAGCGGCTGGAGAAAGGCGTCAAGTCCGCAATCGTTCACCAATGGACGAAACGGGAAAGAGGCATGTTCTCCACGGCTCTATCAGTGGCCAAGGGGCCGGTGCTCTTGGTTAACGGGCGGGCCTTCATCTCCCAGAAGGACCTGTCCGCTCTGCTGAAAACCAAGGGGAAGGCGGCGGTCACCGGCGACGGTTTCATCGCCGCACTGAAACTGGATGATGCGCCGGGCATCGGGAAAATATTATCCTCAGACCCGGATGAAAGCATTCTATTGAAACTGGCCGAAGGGGCCAGAAAGATATCATCTTCGGCTAAATTATTCCGTCATCTGTGGGAGATGGTGGATCATAACGGCCCGGCCATAGCGAACGATGCCGGTTATTTCAAGAGCAGCTCTCATCCCTTGCCCAAAGGGTCATACCTGCTGGGGAAACGCAGCGATCTGAAGATATCCGCCAAGGCCGTCATCGAGCCGGGAGTGGTGATAGACACCCGGCAGGGGCCGGTGATCATCGAGGCCGGGGCGGTCATCCGGCCCTTCAGTCGTATCGAAGGCCCCTGCTATATCGGGCCCGATGCTTTGATAGATGGGGCCAAGCTCCGCCCCGGAGTTTCCGCCGGGCAGGGCTGCAGGCTGGCCGGCGAGATAGAGGAAACAGTGATCATGGATTTCTCCAACAAGCACCACGACGGATTTCTGGGGCACAGCTACATAGGCAGCTGGGTGAACCTGGGGGCCCAGACCTGCAACTCCGATCTCAAGAACAATTACGGCAATATCACCGTCTGGGTCAACGGAAGATATGTGGACTCCGGCCGGATCAAGGCGGGCTGTTTCATCGGCGACCACAGCAAGACCGCCATCGGCACCATGATCAACACCGGCGCGGTGGTGGGGATCGGCTGCAACATCTTCGGCGGGCCGGTGAAAAAATACCTGCCGTCCTTCAGCTGGGGATGCAGCGACAAGTTCCACGACCACAAACTGGAGAAAGCCCTGGCCACCAGCCGAATGGTGATGGGACGAAGAAAACAGGAACTGCCGGAGAGGGATGCCGAGCTGATGAAAAAAATCTTTGACGCTACGGCCCGGGACCGGGAAAATATATCCGAAGGGAAGCAGCGATGAAGGCGATCATCATGGCCGGGGGCTTCGGCACCCGCTTGCGGCCGCTGACCTGCAAGATACCCAAGCCGATGGTGCCCGTGGTCAACCGGCCGATGATGGAGCATATCATAATGCTGCTGAAGGAGCACCAGATCACCGAGATGGCGGCCCTGCTGTTCCACCAGGCGGAGAGCATCTCGGATTATTTCGGCGACGGCAGCGATTTCGGGGTCAAGATAGATTACCTCCGCCCGGACGCCGACTACGGCACCGCCGGGGCGGTGGGCATGGCCCGGGAGCTTTTAAAGGAGCCGTTCATCGTGATCTCCGGCGACCTGCTGACCGACTTCGACCTGGGCGGGATCATCGCCTTTCACAATAAAAAGAAGGCCCTGGCCACCATCACCCTGACCCGGGTGGCCAATCCCCTGGAGTACGGGATAGTGATCACCGACCAGGACGACAAGATCAATCGCTTCCTGGAAAAACCCACCTGGGGCCAGGTGTTCTCCGATACCATCAACACCGGGATCTATGTCTTCCAGCCGGAGATCTTCGACCTGATCCCCCGTAAAAAGCAATTCGATTTTTCCCAGGACCTTTTTCCGCTGATCCTGTCCCAGAACAAGCCGCTCTATGGCTGCATCACCAACGGCTACTGGCGGGACATCGGCAATATCACCGAGTACCGCCAGGCCCACCTGGACGCCCTGAAGGGCGAGGTCCGGGTGGACATCGAGGGCGACCGCTTGAACCTGATCGGCAAGGATGTCTGGGTGGGCAAGGGCTCCAATATCAATGCCAAAAATTCCCGGCTGACCGGAGCGGTGATCATGGGAAAGAACGTTACGGTCGGCCAGGGGACTCACCTGCACGACGTGGTGATAGGCGATGACTGTCATATAGGCGAAGATGCTTTCATCGAGCATTCCATCATCTGGTCCGGCTGCCGGATCGGCGATAAGGCCCGGGTCGAGGAGGCCATCATTTGCGATGGGGTGGAGATCGGCAGCCAGGCGGTGATCGAAGAACACGCCATCCTCAGCAGCCAGGTGAAAATAGGCAGCCAGGCCCGGGTCAGCGCCAATGTCAAGGTGTGGCCGGGAAAGTCGGTGGACGACCAGGCGGTGCTGACCTCCAGCCTGATCTGGGGCGACCGCTGGTTCAAGGAGTTCTTTGCCGGGCCCCGGGTGACCGGGCTGGCCAACATGGAGATGACCCCGGAGTTCGCCGCCAAGCTGGGGGCGGCCTACGGAGCCCTGTTGGGCAAGGGATCGGTGGTGCTGACCAGCCGGGACAGCCACCCGGTCAGCCGGATGATCAACCGGGCGGTGATATCCGGGCTTCTTTCGGCCGGGGTCAAGGTCCACGAACTGCGGGCCCTGCCCATCCCCATCGTCCGCTATCAACTCAAGTCCGGCGGGGAGCAGGGGGGATTGCATACCCGTAAATCGCCCTTCGATCCCAAGATGGTGGACATCATCTTCTTCGACAAGGACGGCAAGGACCTCCCGGCCGGCAAGATCA is from Candidatus Edwardsbacteria bacterium and encodes:
- a CDS encoding DUF559 domain-containing protein gives rise to the protein MPSGLIRLQKVKSNKLELAKWMRRNMTLAEKCFWNAVKTDRFMGLHFRRQQIIHGFIADFYCEELNLVVEIDGGIHEEQKDYDKLRDQIINQYGIKVIRFANEEVVNKNDWVLSKIKELAYPVDKRL
- a CDS encoding mannose-1-phosphate guanyltransferase translates to MKAIIMAGGFGTRLRPLTCKIPKPMVPVVNRPMMEHIIMLLKEHQITEMAALLFHQAESISDYFGDGSDFGVKIDYLRPDADYGTAGAVGMARELLKEPFIVISGDLLTDFDLGGIIAFHNKKKALATITLTRVANPLEYGIVITDQDDKINRFLEKPTWGQVFSDTINTGIYVFQPEIFDLIPRKKQFDFSQDLFPLILSQNKPLYGCITNGYWRDIGNITEYRQAHLDALKGEVRVDIEGDRLNLIGKDVWVGKGSNINAKNSRLTGAVIMGKNVTVGQGTHLHDVVIGDDCHIGEDAFIEHSIIWSGCRIGDKARVEEAIICDGVEIGSQAVIEEHAILSSQVKIGSQARVSANVKVWPGKSVDDQAVLTSSLIWGDRWFKEFFAGPRVTGLANMEMTPEFAAKLGAAYGALLGKGSVVLTSRDSHPVSRMINRAVISGLLSAGVKVHELRALPIPIVRYQLKSGGEQGGLHTRKSPFDPKMVDIIFFDKDGKDLPAGKIKNLERMFLREDFARAEPEDTGVIEFPHRVMEGYREGLLSYIDTQAIREAKYKVVIDYAYGAAANIFPSILGELGIEVVALNAFENPEKLTKSGDDFVVAQQRLSQMVQSIKADVGFLLDSGAERVYLVDEQGKIMDEDQALAAVSLLVMKSRKIKELAVPVTASRAIEEMAEKYQVRVKRSRIDNRSLIEEAAGETVAFVASRRGGYIFPEFQPAFDAMLSITKILELMAVTGSKLGSITDEIPVSHMVKKNIPCPWSKKGLVLRTLMEQTKDHPEKQFIDGIKLFYGRDWVQVLPDPNRELFHINAEADDQNRAQELVNEYTKKIEECLK